From Streptomyces fungicidicus, one genomic window encodes:
- a CDS encoding ThiF family adenylyltransferase → MHPTVKPALRRGWRDLNTVQFGMTPAHALTLGPVDTATGSFLDLLNGTRGLGLLRQEARRMDLPEGHVDRLVGRLSRAGLLDDSRGGGPDADALRGKTDVLDRLRPDLASLALTTSAPGDPLRRLAARRSMRVQVRGAGRVGAALAALLSGAGVGEVDVRDVGKVEPWDVAPGGLPAEAVGDRRDEAARRAARRAAPDRPPRRADRTPLQEGHPGFSLVILAPRDDVAVHAPDPAAAETLLSSGTPHLYAGVAEGTGVVGPLVLPGETSCAGCLQQDRADRDPTWPRLVAQWRSGRQRRVGACDLTLATTVAGLAAAHALMFLDGRTPSSAGARWEVSVPALDWHARPVWPHADCACGAARSGPEKGKGELTPGNGESHETMAVHGPAEELRRTADAERPAGTWRAHV, encoded by the coding sequence ATGCATCCGACGGTCAAGCCCGCGCTCCGGCGCGGCTGGCGCGATCTCAACACCGTCCAGTTCGGGATGACACCGGCGCACGCGCTGACGCTGGGCCCGGTGGACACCGCCACGGGCAGCTTCCTCGACCTTCTCAACGGCACCCGCGGTCTCGGCCTCCTGCGGCAGGAGGCGCGGCGGATGGATCTGCCCGAGGGCCATGTGGACCGGCTGGTGGGACGGCTGTCGCGGGCCGGGCTCCTGGACGACTCCCGGGGCGGCGGGCCGGACGCCGACGCCCTGCGCGGGAAGACGGACGTGCTCGACCGGCTCCGCCCGGACCTGGCGTCCCTCGCCCTGACCACCTCCGCACCGGGCGATCCGCTGCGCCGGCTCGCGGCCCGCCGCAGCATGCGGGTGCAGGTGAGAGGCGCGGGACGGGTGGGCGCCGCGCTCGCGGCGCTGTTGTCGGGGGCCGGGGTCGGCGAGGTCGACGTGCGCGACGTCGGGAAGGTCGAGCCGTGGGACGTCGCGCCGGGCGGACTGCCCGCCGAGGCCGTCGGCGACCGCAGGGACGAGGCGGCCCGCCGCGCCGCACGCCGGGCCGCACCGGACCGGCCGCCGCGCCGGGCCGACCGGACCCCGCTCCAGGAGGGTCATCCCGGCTTCTCCCTGGTGATCCTCGCCCCGCGGGACGACGTCGCCGTCCACGCGCCCGACCCGGCGGCAGCCGAAACCCTGCTGTCCTCGGGCACACCCCACCTCTACGCCGGCGTCGCGGAGGGAACCGGTGTCGTCGGACCGCTCGTGCTGCCCGGCGAGACGAGCTGCGCGGGCTGTCTCCAGCAGGACCGCGCCGACCGGGACCCGACCTGGCCGCGCCTGGTCGCCCAGTGGCGCTCCGGACGGCAGCGCCGGGTCGGTGCCTGCGATCTGACGCTGGCCACAACGGTGGCCGGACTGGCCGCCGCCCACGCGCTGATGTTCCTGGACGGCCGGACCCCGTCCAGCGCCGGCGCCCGCTGGGAGGTCTCCGTGCCCGCGCTGGACTGGCACGCACGGCCGGTCTGGCCCCATGCCGACTGCGCGTGCGGGGCCGCGCGGAGCGGTCCGGAGAAAGGTAAGGGAGAACTCACACCCGGAAACGGGGAGTCCCACGAGACAATGGCGGTGCACGGGCCGGCGGAGGAGCTGCGCCGCACAGCGGACGCGGAGCGGCCGGCAGGGACTTGGAGGGCGCATGTCTGA
- a CDS encoding ABC1 kinase family protein, with the protein MSDLPRKAVTRTAKLAALPLGFAGRATWGLGKRIVGESAELVGRELQQRTAEQLFKVLGELKGGAMKFGQALSVFESALPEEVAGPYRAALTKLQEAAPPMPTRTVHGVLEERLGEGWQELFLEFEDKPSAAASIGQVHRGVWHDGREVAVKVQYPGAGEALLSDLNQLSRFARLLGPLIPGMDVKPLITELKDRVSEELDYGLEAQAQRAHAEEFADDPDVVVPDVVHQCEQVLVTEWMDGVPLSEVISDGTEQQRDRAGQLLARFLFSGPARTGLLHADPHPGNFRLLPGGPEGEDDWRLGVLDFGTVDRLPGGLPEPIGEALRMTLDGEAEAVYEMLCAEGFVKESIELDPDAVLDYLLPIIEPAQVGEFTFTRGWMRGQAARIADPRSPAYQLAKRLNLPPAYLLIHRVTLSTIGVLCQLGATVRLREELEEWLPGFLPEEPAAREPAAPA; encoded by the coding sequence ATGTCTGATCTTCCCCGGAAGGCGGTCACCCGGACCGCCAAGCTGGCCGCGCTTCCGCTCGGCTTCGCCGGACGGGCGACCTGGGGACTCGGCAAGCGGATCGTGGGCGAGTCCGCGGAGCTTGTCGGCCGCGAACTCCAGCAGCGCACCGCCGAGCAGCTCTTCAAGGTGCTCGGGGAGCTGAAGGGCGGCGCGATGAAGTTCGGCCAGGCCCTCTCGGTGTTCGAGTCCGCCCTGCCGGAAGAGGTCGCCGGTCCCTACCGTGCGGCGCTGACCAAGCTCCAGGAGGCGGCGCCGCCGATGCCGACCCGCACCGTGCACGGGGTGCTGGAGGAGCGGCTGGGCGAGGGCTGGCAGGAGCTCTTCCTCGAGTTCGAGGACAAGCCGTCCGCGGCGGCCTCGATCGGGCAGGTGCACCGGGGTGTCTGGCACGACGGCCGCGAGGTGGCGGTCAAGGTGCAGTACCCGGGCGCCGGCGAGGCCCTGCTCTCCGACCTGAACCAGCTGAGCCGCTTCGCCCGTCTGCTGGGTCCGCTGATCCCCGGCATGGACGTCAAGCCGCTGATCACGGAGCTCAAGGACCGTGTCTCGGAGGAGCTGGACTACGGCCTGGAGGCCCAGGCCCAGCGGGCCCACGCCGAGGAGTTCGCGGACGACCCCGACGTCGTCGTGCCGGACGTGGTCCACCAGTGCGAGCAGGTGCTGGTCACCGAGTGGATGGACGGCGTACCGCTGTCGGAGGTCATCTCGGACGGCACGGAACAGCAGCGCGACCGGGCGGGACAGCTCCTGGCCCGCTTCCTGTTCTCCGGCCCCGCCCGCACCGGTCTGCTGCACGCGGACCCCCACCCCGGCAACTTCCGTCTGCTGCCCGGCGGTCCGGAGGGCGAGGACGACTGGCGGCTCGGCGTCCTGGACTTCGGCACCGTCGACCGGCTTCCGGGCGGGCTTCCCGAGCCCATCGGGGAGGCGCTGCGGATGACGCTGGACGGCGAGGCGGAGGCCGTCTACGAGATGCTCTGCGCGGAGGGCTTCGTCAAGGAGTCCATCGAGCTGGACCCCGACGCCGTCCTCGACTACCTGCTGCCGATCATCGAGCCGGCCCAGGTCGGCGAGTTCACCTTCACCCGGGGCTGGATGCGGGGCCAGGCGGCCCGCATAGCGGATCCCCGCTCGCCCGCCTACCAGCTGGCCAAGCGGCTCAACCTGCCCCCCGCCTACCTGCTGATCCACCGGGTGACCCTGAGCACGATCGGCGTGCTCTGTCAGCTGGGGGCGACGGTGCGGCTGCGGGAGGAGCTGGAGGAGTGGCTGCCCGGCTTCCTCCCGGAGGAGCCGGCGGCCCGGGAACCGGCCGCCCCGGCGTGA
- a CDS encoding WhiB family transcriptional regulator produces the protein MQLEAHAPSVPPSATIPKPGSTEDPTLTPLTALTALDDAIENLGVPVPCRSYDPEVFFAESPADVEYAKSLCRTCPLVEACLAGAKERREPWGVWGGELFVQGVVVARKRPRGRPRKNPVTA, from the coding sequence GTGCAACTCGAAGCGCACGCCCCGTCCGTACCGCCTTCCGCCACGATCCCCAAGCCCGGCTCCACGGAGGACCCGACCTTGACTCCGCTCACCGCGCTCACCGCGCTCGACGACGCCATCGAGAACCTCGGCGTACCCGTCCCGTGCCGCTCCTACGACCCGGAGGTCTTCTTCGCCGAGTCGCCGGCGGACGTCGAGTACGCCAAGTCCCTCTGCCGCACCTGCCCGCTGGTCGAGGCCTGCCTCGCCGGCGCCAAGGAGCGGCGTGAGCCCTGGGGCGTCTGGGGTGGCGAGCTGTTCGTCCAGGGCGTCGTCGTCGCCCGGAAGCGGCCGCGTGGCCGCCCGCGCAAGAACCCGGTCACGGCATGA
- a CDS encoding ATP-dependent DNA helicase UvrD2, producing the protein MTAATHSTLFPQVPDSADAVLEGLDPEQRAVATALHGPVCVLAGAGTGKTRAITHRIAYGVRAGILQPSSVLAVTFTNRAAGEMRGRLRQLGAVGVQARTFHSAALRQLQYFWPKAIGGSLPRLVDRKIQLVADAAAACRIRLDRGELRDVTAEIEWSKVTQTVPADYVAAAAKAGREAPRDPAETAQLYAAYEELKRERAVIDFEDVLLLTVAVLQDRHDIAEQVRAQYQHFVVDEYQDVSPLQQRLLELWLGERENLCVVGDASQTIYSFTGATPDHLLDFRTRHPGATVVKLVRDYRSTPQVVRLANGLLSQARGRAADHRLELVSQRPAGTEPVFTEYSDEPAEAEGAARRIRELVDSGVPASEIAVLFRTNAQSETYEQALADAGVPYQLRGAERFFDRPEVRKAGIALRGAARFGGNDSLLDDAPDLPSQVRAVLSGEGWTPQPPAGSGAVRERWESLAALVNLAQDFAAARPGATLADLVAELDERAGAQHAPTVQGVTLASLHAAKGLEWDVVFLVGVAEGMMPITYAKTDEQVEEERRLLYVGVTRARERLHLSWSLSRSPGGRPNRRPSRFLDGLRPGSHTAAARGGAAGTGGVERGSFGAASAPAAPAPRRRQRSPARCRVCGRTLTDAGEMKLMRCEDCPTDMDEGLYERLREWRAGQARRSGQPAFCVFTDKTLMAIAETVPDDEHALARIPGVGMRKFGRYGADVLAICAGRDVDVDQGRD; encoded by the coding sequence GTGACAGCAGCAACGCACTCCACCCTCTTCCCGCAGGTACCGGACTCGGCCGACGCGGTGCTCGAAGGGCTCGACCCCGAGCAGCGGGCCGTGGCCACCGCCCTGCACGGCCCGGTGTGCGTGCTGGCAGGCGCCGGGACCGGCAAGACCCGGGCCATCACCCACCGGATCGCCTACGGGGTGCGCGCCGGGATCCTCCAGCCCTCCAGCGTGCTCGCCGTCACCTTCACCAACCGGGCCGCCGGGGAGATGCGCGGCCGGCTGCGCCAGCTCGGCGCCGTCGGTGTCCAGGCCCGCACCTTCCACTCCGCGGCGCTGCGCCAGCTCCAGTACTTCTGGCCGAAAGCGATCGGCGGCTCCCTGCCCCGCCTGGTCGACCGCAAGATCCAGCTCGTCGCCGACGCGGCCGCCGCCTGCCGCATCCGGCTCGACCGGGGCGAGCTGCGGGACGTCACCGCGGAGATCGAGTGGTCGAAGGTCACCCAGACAGTCCCGGCCGACTACGTGGCCGCCGCGGCCAAGGCCGGCCGTGAGGCACCGCGCGACCCCGCCGAGACCGCCCAGCTCTACGCCGCCTACGAGGAACTGAAGCGGGAGCGCGCCGTCATCGACTTCGAGGACGTGCTGCTGCTGACCGTCGCCGTCCTGCAGGACCGGCACGACATCGCCGAACAGGTCAGGGCCCAGTACCAGCACTTCGTCGTGGACGAGTACCAGGACGTCAGCCCGCTCCAGCAGCGGCTGCTGGAGCTGTGGCTCGGCGAGCGGGAGAACCTGTGCGTGGTCGGCGACGCCAGCCAGACCATCTACTCGTTCACGGGCGCAACCCCCGACCATCTGCTCGACTTCCGCACCCGCCATCCCGGAGCCACCGTCGTCAAGCTGGTCCGCGACTACCGCTCGACCCCCCAGGTCGTCCGACTGGCGAACGGACTGCTCTCCCAGGCCCGTGGCCGGGCCGCCGACCACCGGCTGGAGCTGGTCTCCCAGCGCCCCGCGGGTACCGAGCCGGTCTTCACCGAGTACTCCGACGAGCCCGCCGAGGCCGAGGGCGCCGCCCGCCGCATCCGTGAGCTGGTCGACTCGGGGGTTCCGGCGAGCGAGATCGCCGTCCTGTTCCGGACCAACGCGCAGTCCGAGACCTACGAGCAGGCCCTCGCCGACGCCGGGGTGCCCTACCAGCTGCGGGGGGCCGAGCGGTTCTTCGACCGCCCCGAGGTGCGCAAGGCGGGCATCGCCCTGCGCGGCGCGGCCCGCTTCGGCGGCAACGACTCCCTTCTCGACGACGCCCCCGACCTGCCCTCCCAGGTGCGCGCCGTGCTCTCCGGCGAGGGCTGGACACCGCAGCCGCCGGCCGGTTCGGGCGCGGTCCGGGAGCGCTGGGAGTCGCTCGCGGCCCTGGTGAACCTCGCCCAGGACTTCGCCGCCGCCCGGCCCGGCGCCACGCTCGCCGACCTCGTCGCCGAGCTGGACGAGCGGGCCGGCGCCCAGCACGCCCCGACCGTGCAGGGCGTCACCCTCGCCTCCCTGCACGCGGCCAAGGGCCTGGAGTGGGACGTCGTCTTCCTGGTGGGAGTCGCCGAGGGCATGATGCCGATCACCTACGCAAAGACCGACGAGCAGGTCGAGGAGGAGCGCCGCCTCCTCTATGTCGGTGTCACCCGTGCCCGCGAGCGCCTCCACCTCTCCTGGTCGCTCTCCCGCTCGCCCGGCGGCAGGCCCAACCGGCGCCCCAGCCGCTTCCTGGATGGACTGCGCCCCGGTTCGCACACCGCCGCCGCCCGCGGCGGCGCGGCCGGCACGGGTGGTGTGGAGCGCGGCTCCTTCGGAGCGGCGTCCGCGCCGGCGGCGCCCGCCCCGAGACGCCGGCAGCGCAGCCCTGCCCGCTGCCGGGTCTGCGGCCGCACCCTGACCGACGCGGGCGAGATGAAGCTGATGCGCTGCGAGGACTGCCCCACCGACATGGACGAGGGTCTGTACGAGCGGCTCCGTGAGTGGCGGGCCGGCCAGGCACGGCGCAGCGGGCAGCCGGCGTTCTGCGTCTTCACCGACAAGACACTGATGGCCATCGCCGAGACGGTCCCCGACGACGAGCACGCACTGGCCAGGATCCCGGGGGTCGGGATGCGCAAGTTCGGCCGCTACGGAGCCGATGTTCTGGCCATCTGCGCAGGCCGGGACGTCGACGTGGATCAAGGCCGGGACTGA
- a CDS encoding M48 metallopeptidase family protein, protein MPADPLHRAGMSQRSATSQPTNGSRASVIEVRRSARRRRTVSAYREGDRTVVLIPARMSEAEEQRWVTVMLDKLAAQESRRTLGDAELSERARRLSEQYFGGRAEAASVRWVTNQNTRWGSCTPSERSIRLSHRLQGMPEYVVDYVLCHELAHLLVPGHGPRFWRLLEAYPKTERARGYLEGVVAAERLPHVPGARDS, encoded by the coding sequence GTGCCCGCCGACCCACTGCACCGCGCCGGAATGTCACAGCGCAGCGCGACGAGCCAGCCGACGAACGGCTCGCGGGCGAGCGTGATCGAGGTCCGCAGGAGCGCCCGCCGACGCAGGACGGTCTCCGCGTACCGCGAGGGCGATCGCACCGTCGTGCTCATCCCCGCCCGGATGTCCGAGGCGGAGGAGCAGCGCTGGGTGACCGTCATGCTCGACAAACTGGCCGCGCAGGAGAGCAGGCGGACACTCGGGGACGCCGAGCTGTCCGAGCGCGCCCGGCGGCTGTCGGAGCAGTACTTCGGCGGGCGGGCCGAAGCCGCCTCGGTGCGCTGGGTGACCAACCAGAACACGCGCTGGGGCTCCTGCACCCCGTCCGAGCGGAGCATCCGGCTGTCGCACCGGCTGCAGGGTATGCCCGAGTACGTCGTCGACTACGTCCTCTGCCACGAACTCGCGCACCTGTTGGTGCCCGGTCACGGGCCCCGGTTCTGGCGGCTGCTGGAGGCGTACCCGAAGACCGAGCGGGCCCGTGGCTATCTCGAGGGGGTCGTCGCGGCCGAGCGGCTGCCGCACGTGCCCGGAGCGCGTGATTCCTGA